The following DNA comes from Plasmodium vivax scf_4656 genomic scaffold, whole genome shotgun sequence.
TATGCTAAGCAAAGGAGGCGAGAGGTcttccttaaaaaaaaaatatatatcccACTTAAAACGTAACCAATAGTCATCATGATCACccggaataaaaaattcacttcCACGTAATCCGTCTCCCATATTAGTTGAAAGTAAATTACCTTGGGGATTTTCCTTTGCaagtttttccattttcctccTATATATATCATCATTACGTTTAGGCTGCGTTTTTGCGTctataaataattcataaactGATGAATAACATGGATTACCAGGATAAGTTAAGATAACACGAAGGTAGCTTAATTCTGGCACAATACTCGCAGGTcgatatttcatataatcaTCAATGTATCTTTTACAAGCAAAATCATCCACTTGACATGAGTCTCTCCACGCATAATATACTGGAATTCTTTGTCTAAGGTAATCAGAATATTTAAAGCATGAATTATAAGTATCATAaatgatttcctttttcatttcattaaaatcttcataaaaatcaaataaatcCTTAATTTCTTGCAAGAATCCCATGTTAACAAGTAACTTTTCATCTGGATAACATTTATAGTCACCACCTCCAAACGTATCATCGACGATCTTTTTCCATACTGCTTTAAGATTAGTAGTAATCTCATTAAAGTGTACAAGATCTTTCTCTGATGTTTGAAGTTTGTTATATACTTCATTATATAACCAGTAATTTAAATCATAACAGCGCTTTTTGTTGAAATCATCTCCCTCAACATAACTCTCTTGCACTAAGGCTATATTTCTGCTTAGTTTCTTAAATATATCATCAAGCCATGGATAACGTTt
Coding sequences within:
- a CDS encoding variable surface protein Vir14/24-related (encoded by transcript PVX_037190A); translation: MFNLDSDGASQVEADVDSISESTIKGERVIFKDLPAYLFEEKLKGDASTNEYSSYYNGLNNFSKRYPWLDDIFKKLSRNIALVQESYVEGDDFNKKRCYDLNYWLYNEVYNKLQTSEKDLVHFNEITTNLKAVWKKIVDDTFGGGDYKCYPDEKLLVNMGFLQEIKDLFDFYEDFNEMKKEIIYDTYNSCFKYSDYLRQRIPVYYAWRDSCQVDDFACKRYIDDYMKYRPASIVPELSYLRVILTYPGNPCYSSVYELFIDAKTQPKRNDDIYRRKMEKLAKENPQGNLLSTNMGDGLRGSEFFIPGDHDDYWLRFKWDIYFFFKEDLSPPLLSITGGFLILYALYKFTPLGKLFKHTRAKLRRRFRPNLNYEDIVLLYGSDESLASSSDDSSYNLSYASSTDS